Proteins encoded by one window of Macaca fascicularis isolate 582-1 chromosome 10, T2T-MFA8v1.1:
- the PVALB gene encoding parvalbumin alpha isoform X1, with amino-acid sequence MSMTDLLNAEDIKKAVGAFSAIDSFDHKKFFQMVGLKKKSADDVKKVFHILDKDKSGFIEEDELGFILKGFSPDARDLSAKETKTLMAAGDKDGDGKIGVDEFSTLVAES; translated from the exons ATGTCGATGACAGACTTGCTCAACGCTGAGGACATCAAGAAGGCGGTGGGAGCCTTTAGCG CTATTGACTCCTTCGACCACAAAAAGTTCTTCCAAATGGTCGGCCTGAAGAAAAAGAGTGCGGATGATGTGAAGAAGGTGTTTCATATCCTGGACAAGGACAAAAGTGGCTTCATCGAGGAGGATGAGCTGGG ATTCATCCTAAAAGGCTTCTCCCCAGATGCCAGAGACCTGTCTGCTAAAGAAACCAAGACGCTGATGGCTGCTGGAGATAAAGATGGGGACGGCAAAATTGGGGTTGACG AATTCTCCACTCTGGTGGCTGAAAGCTAA
- the PVALB gene encoding parvalbumin alpha isoform X2 — translation MVGLKKKSADDVKKVFHILDKDKSGFIEEDELGFILKGFSPDARDLSAKETKTLMAAGDKDGDGKIGVDEFSTLVAES, via the exons ATGGTCGGCCTGAAGAAAAAGAGTGCGGATGATGTGAAGAAGGTGTTTCATATCCTGGACAAGGACAAAAGTGGCTTCATCGAGGAGGATGAGCTGGG ATTCATCCTAAAAGGCTTCTCCCCAGATGCCAGAGACCTGTCTGCTAAAGAAACCAAGACGCTGATGGCTGCTGGAGATAAAGATGGGGACGGCAAAATTGGGGTTGACG AATTCTCCACTCTGGTGGCTGAAAGCTAA